One region of Carya illinoinensis cultivar Pawnee chromosome 8, C.illinoinensisPawnee_v1, whole genome shotgun sequence genomic DNA includes:
- the LOC122319368 gene encoding zinc finger CCCH domain-containing protein 32-like isoform X2 translates to MEFYGRNQPTNGYQLGQHPEWAPSGGETGLQDSMWPLGLRGSESYPERPGVANCVYYMRTGFCGYGGRCRYNHPRDRAAVMEAVRATGEYPERVGEPSCQYYLKTGTCKFGASCKFHHPKHGGGSLTQAPLNIYGYPLRPGEIDCSYYLKTGQCKFGITCKFHHPPPAGTSMPASAPQFYPPVQSPSLPTVDQYGGASTSLRVHRPPLLPGSYLPGTYAPVLLSPGVVPIQGWNHYSAPVSPVPSPGAQPAVGATSVYGVTPLSSSTPAFARPYPSLPSSTDPSSSIHKEQAFPERPGEPECQYYMRTGDCKFGLSCRYHHPQDRVFPKPVLSPIGLPLRPYFNSSLFSLSNVGSDILNRGSTLCFLLAKWALQIWINM, encoded by the exons ATGGAGTTCTACGGTCGCAACCAGCCGACGAATGGGTACCAATTGGGTCAACATCCGGAGTGGGCTCCCTCCGGAGGCGAGACCGGGCTCCAAG ACTCAATGTGGCCTTTGGGGCTGAGGGGCAGCGAATCGTATCCGGAGCGACCCGGTGTAGCCAACTGCGTGTACTACATGCGAACCGGCTTCTGTGGGTACGGTGGCAGGTGCCGTTACAATCACCCTCGTGATCGCGCCGCG GTTATGGAAGCTGTAAGAGCTACAGGGGAGTACCCAGAGCGAGTAGGGGAACCTTCATGTCAG TATTATTTGAAAACGGGGACATGCAAATTTGGTGCGTCCTGCAAATTTCACCATCCAAAACATGGTGGTGGATCCTTGACCCAAGCTCCACTAAATATTTATGGATACCCGTTACGACCG ggTGAGATAGATTGCTCCTACTATTTGAAAACGGGGCAGTGCAAATTTGGTATAACTTGTAAATTCCATCATCCTCCACCAGCTGGTACCTCAATGCCAGCATCTGCACCTCAGTTTTATCCGCCGGTGCAGTCTCCTTCACTTCCTACAGTTGATCAGTATGGGGGTGCATCCACCAGCTTGAGGGTGCATAGGCCTCCACTTTTACCTGGTTCTTATCTGCCAGGGACTTATGCTCCTGTTCTGCTTTCCCCAGGGGTCGTTCCTATTCAGGGTTGGAATCATTATTCG GCTCCTGTCAGTCCTGTACCTTCTCCTGGTGCTCAACCTGCTGTTGGAGCTACGTCTGTGTATGGAGTGACACCATTATCTTCATCAACACCTGCATTTGCAAGACCTTATCCCTCTTTACCCTCTTCTACTGACCCTTCAAGCAGTATCCACAAGGAACAAGCCTTTCCTGAGAGACCTGGCGAACCTGAATGCCAGTACTATATGAGAACGGGGGATTGTAAGTTTGGATTATCTTGTCGATATCATCATCCTCAGGATCGGGTTTTTCCCAAACCTGTCCTCAGTCCCATTGGTCTTCCCTTGCGTCCG TATTTTAATTCTTCACTATTTTCCCTTTCCAATGTTGGTAGTGATATCTTGAACA ggGGTTCAACCTTGTGCTTTCTACTTGCAAAATGGGCATTGCAAATTTGGATCAACATGTAA
- the LOC122319368 gene encoding zinc finger CCCH domain-containing protein 32-like isoform X1 produces MEFYGRNQPTNGYQLGQHPEWAPSGGETGLQDSMWPLGLRGSESYPERPGVANCVYYMRTGFCGYGGRCRYNHPRDRAAVMEAVRATGEYPERVGEPSCQYYLKTGTCKFGASCKFHHPKHGGGSLTQAPLNIYGYPLRPGEIDCSYYLKTGQCKFGITCKFHHPPPAGTSMPASAPQFYPPVQSPSLPTVDQYGGASTSLRVHRPPLLPGSYLPGTYAPVLLSPGVVPIQGWNHYSAPVSPVPSPGAQPAVGATSVYGVTPLSSSTPAFARPYPSLPSSTDPSSSIHKEQAFPERPGEPECQYYMRTGDCKFGLSCRYHHPQDRVFPKPVLSPIGLPLRPGVQPCAFYLQNGHCKFGSTCKFDHPTGAMRYSPSATSLIDMPVTPYPVGSFLTTLAPSSTSSELPPEMYSGSKRELYSTRMPSSGNTGSSVGLIFSQAGSVSLSEVQLSSQISPPLGSGRSTRQGGEVRRSG; encoded by the exons ATGGAGTTCTACGGTCGCAACCAGCCGACGAATGGGTACCAATTGGGTCAACATCCGGAGTGGGCTCCCTCCGGAGGCGAGACCGGGCTCCAAG ACTCAATGTGGCCTTTGGGGCTGAGGGGCAGCGAATCGTATCCGGAGCGACCCGGTGTAGCCAACTGCGTGTACTACATGCGAACCGGCTTCTGTGGGTACGGTGGCAGGTGCCGTTACAATCACCCTCGTGATCGCGCCGCG GTTATGGAAGCTGTAAGAGCTACAGGGGAGTACCCAGAGCGAGTAGGGGAACCTTCATGTCAG TATTATTTGAAAACGGGGACATGCAAATTTGGTGCGTCCTGCAAATTTCACCATCCAAAACATGGTGGTGGATCCTTGACCCAAGCTCCACTAAATATTTATGGATACCCGTTACGACCG ggTGAGATAGATTGCTCCTACTATTTGAAAACGGGGCAGTGCAAATTTGGTATAACTTGTAAATTCCATCATCCTCCACCAGCTGGTACCTCAATGCCAGCATCTGCACCTCAGTTTTATCCGCCGGTGCAGTCTCCTTCACTTCCTACAGTTGATCAGTATGGGGGTGCATCCACCAGCTTGAGGGTGCATAGGCCTCCACTTTTACCTGGTTCTTATCTGCCAGGGACTTATGCTCCTGTTCTGCTTTCCCCAGGGGTCGTTCCTATTCAGGGTTGGAATCATTATTCG GCTCCTGTCAGTCCTGTACCTTCTCCTGGTGCTCAACCTGCTGTTGGAGCTACGTCTGTGTATGGAGTGACACCATTATCTTCATCAACACCTGCATTTGCAAGACCTTATCCCTCTTTACCCTCTTCTACTGACCCTTCAAGCAGTATCCACAAGGAACAAGCCTTTCCTGAGAGACCTGGCGAACCTGAATGCCAGTACTATATGAGAACGGGGGATTGTAAGTTTGGATTATCTTGTCGATATCATCATCCTCAGGATCGGGTTTTTCCCAAACCTGTCCTCAGTCCCATTGGTCTTCCCTTGCGTCCG ggGGTTCAACCTTGTGCTTTCTACTTGCAAAATGGGCATTGCAAATTTGGATCAACATGTAAGTTTGATCACCCGACAGGGGCAATGAGATATAGTCCATCAGCAACATCTCTCATCGATATGCCTGTGACCCCATACCCAGTTGGCTCTTTCCTCACTACTCTGGCTCCTTCATCGACCTCTTCAGAGCTTCCTCCTGAAATGTATTCAGGGTCCAAACGGGAATTGTATTCAACCAGAATGCCTTCTTCTGGGAATACCGGTAGTTCAGTTGGTTTAATTTTTTCTCAAGCAGGGTCAGTATCACTTTCGGAAGTGCAACTTTCAAGTCAGATTTCTCCCCCTTTAGGCAGTGGCAGAAGCACCAGACAAGGGGGTGAGGTTCGACGTTCAGGCTGA